The following are encoded in a window of Carya illinoinensis cultivar Pawnee chromosome 15, C.illinoinensisPawnee_v1, whole genome shotgun sequence genomic DNA:
- the LOC122296089 gene encoding disease resistance protein RPV1-like isoform X2, with protein sequence MDDAKVQRWKTALKQATDLSGLHLKINGNESEFIQKIVQELSSMLPNRTCLHVANYPVGLESRVKDINMLLCIEMINETRMIGIFGIGGIGKTTIAKQMYNLIADQFEGSCFLANVRENSKPDKGGLIQLQEKILSDIIRDPNFKVGHVDRGINLIKEKLRYKKILLVLDDIDCLDQLENLSGRCDWFGLGSRIIITTRDEHLLVKHDVGNWKYPMNKLDHEDAVKLFSWHAFKCDKPDNDFVELTKLALQYAGGLPLALTVVGSNLRGRDIDYWRSELEKYKRIPDKKIYEILKISFDGLNYYEKNIFLDIACFFKGEERKYIIQILHGCGSFPDSGIINLIDKSLIIVNECDKLTMHDLLEDMGKEIVREESPEEPGRRSRLWFYEDVRYVLEEKTGTKKIHGILIDMPPGDRMILSSPNVLAKMKKLRIFINRNASFGRGLNCLSNELRVLDWPECPWPSWPPKFLGKKLIALKMEGSMIGDFGMGLLSKNLTSIDLSYCENLTKISDLSSCSNLEKLILDECKSLVEVHDSVGFLDKLFQLGFKQCSNLKNLPKSFKLRSLKVLNLEGCTNLEYFPEINCEMEHLKCLWLESTVIQELPSSVTYLTRLKYLYLGWCKSLVRLPLSIFQLERLDIVDVIYCQRFVNFEKEVGHNGQSMPCTQENEISSSMEFLTLSPPKSNFNLRELVLSGSGIVSLPPCIEGFVGLSHLYLEDCMQLEEILHLPPNIEEVKANGCSSLKKFLSKSNNLLRDYNFSSSLRKLNLSGSGIVSLPLCIEEFVGLSHLYLEDCKQLEEILHLPPNILEVKANGCSNLKKFLPESNNLLRTYNFSSNLWKLNLSGSGIVSLPPCLEGFVGLSHLYLEDCKQLEEILHLPPNIQEVKANGCSCLKNFLPESNNLLRTYNFSSSLMQLNLSGSGIVSLPSCIKGFFRLCQLDLRDCKQLEEILHLPPNIEEVNANECFNLKKFFPESYNLLRTYNFSSNLWKLNLSGSGIVSIPPCIERFVGLSHLYLEDCKQLKEILHLPPNINEVNANGCSSLKKFFPESNNLLRTYNFSFSLRKLNLSGSGIVSLPPFIERFD encoded by the exons GAACGAATCTGAATTTATTCAGAAGATTGTTCAAGAGCTCTCAAGCATGTTACCAAATCGTACATGCTTGCATGTTGCCAATTATCCGGTTGGGTTAGAGTCTCGTGTAAAAGatattaatatgcttttatgTATTGAGATGATTAATGAGACACGCATGATAGGGATATTTGGTATTGGGGGAATTGGTAAGACAACTATTGCAAAACAGATGTATAACCTCATTGCTGATCAGTTTGAAGGGAGTTGTTTTCTTGCAAATGTTAGAGAAAATTCAAAACCAGATAAGGGCGGTCTCATCCAACTACAAGAGAAAATTCTTTCTGATATCATAAGAGATCCAAATTTTAAGGTCGGTCATGTTGATAGAGGAATCAATTTGATAAAGGAGAAACTTCGCTATAAAAAGATTCTTTTGGTTCTTGATGATATTGATTGTTTGGACCAATTAGAAAATCTAAGTGGAAGATGCGATTGGTTTGGATTGGGAAGTCGAATCATCATAACAACAAGAGATGAGCATCTACTAGTGAAGCATGATGTTGGAAATTGGAAATATCCGATGAATAAATTGGATCATGAAGATGCAGTTAAGCTCTTTTCTTGGCATGCCTTCAAGTGTGACAAACCGGATAATGATTTTGTGGAACTCACCAAACTTGCATTGCAATATGCTGGTGGCCTTCCACTTGCTTTAACTGTGGTAGGCTCAAATCTTCGCGGAAGAGATATCGATTATTGGAGAAGTGAATTGGAAAAGTACAAAAGAATTCCAGATAAAAAGATCTATGAAATACTCAAAATAAGTTTCGATGGATTAAATTATTATGAGAAAAACATTTTCCTCgacattgcatgtttcttcaaaGGAGAAGAAAGGAAATATATCATTCAAATATTGCACGGCTGTGGTTCTTTTCCTGATTCTGGTATTATAAATCTTATAGATAAATCTCTCATAATTGTTAATGAATGTGACAAATTGACTATGCATGACTTACTTGAAGATATGGGCAAAGAAATTGTTCGAGAAGAATCACCTGAAGAACCTGGGAGACGCAGTAGGTTATGGTTTTACGAAGATGTGCGATATGTACTTGAAGAAAAAACG GGTACAAAGAAAATACACGGCATACTGATAGATATGCCTCCAGGGGACCGCATGATACTCTCGAGTCCCAATGTGCTTGctaagatgaaaaaattgagaatatttATAAACCGCAATGCAAGTTTTGGTCGTGGATTAAATTGTCTCTCTAACGAGTTAAGAGTTCTTGATTGGCCCGAATGTCCTTGGCCATCTTGGCCGCCAAAGTTTCTTGGAAAGAAACTCATTGCTTTAAAAATGGAAGGAAGCATGATTGGAGATTTTGGCATGGGATTGCTATCTAAg AACTTAACGAGTATAGATCTCAGTTACTGTGAAAACTTGACAAAAATATCGGAtctttcaagttgctcaaatctAGAGAAGTTGATTCTTGATGAATGTAAAAGTTTAGTTGAGGTTCATGATTCTGTTGGATTTTTGGAtaagctttttcaattgggatttAAACAATGTTCCAACCTAAAGAATTTGCCCAAAAGCTTCAAGTTGAGATCTCTAAAAGTACTTAACCTTGAAGGTTGTACAAACCTTGAATACTTTCCTGAAATTAATTGTGAAATGGaacatttgaagtgtctctGGTTAGAAAGCACCGTAATACAGGAGCTACCTTCATCCGTTACATACCTCACTAGGCTCAAGTACTTATATTTGGGATGGTGCAAAAGCCTTGTGCGTCTTCCATTAAGCATTTTTCAGTTGGAACGTCTAGATATTGTTGACGTCATTTATTGTCAAAGgtttgtaaattttgaaaaagaggtGGGGCATAATGGACAATCCATGCCATGTACACAGGAAAATGAAATTTCATCCAGTATGGAATTCCTCACATTGTCGCCTCCAAAATCAAATTTCAATTTGAGGGAATTAGTTCTATCTGGTAGTGGTATTGTTAGCCTTCCTCCATGCATAGAAGGATTTGTTGGATTGTCTCACCTTTATTTGGAAGATTGCATGcaacttgaagaaattctacaccttccaccaaatatagaaGAGGTAAAGGCTAATGGATGTTCCAGCCTAAAAAAGTTCTTATcaaagtcaaataatttattgaggGATTATAATTTCTCATCCAGTTTGAGGAAATTAAATCTATCTGGTAGTGGTATTGTTAGCCTTCCTCTATGCATAGAAGAATTTGTTGGATTGTCTCACCTTTATTTGGAAGACTGCAAGcaacttgaagaaattctacaccttccaccaaatatacTAGAGGTAAAGGCTAATGGATGTTCCAACCTAAAGAAGTTCTTACcagaatcaaataatttattgaggACTTATAATTTCTCATCCAATTTGTGGAAATTAAATCTATCTGGTAGTGGTATTGTTAGCCTTCCTCCATGCCTAGAAGGATTTGTTGGATTGTCTCACCTTTATTTGGAAGACTGCAAGcaacttgaagaaattctacaccttccaccaaatatacAAGAGGTAAAGGCTAATGGATGTTCCTGCCTAAAGAATTTCTTACcagaatcaaataatttattgaggACTTATAATTTCTCATCCAGTTTGATGCAATTAAATCTATCTGGTAGTGGTATTGTTAGCCTTCCTTCATGCATAAAAGGATTTTTTAGATTGTGTCAGCTTGATTTGAGAGACTGCAAGcaacttgaagaaattctacaccttccaccaaatatagaaGAGGTAAATGCTAATGAATGTTTCAATCTAAAGAAGTTCTTCCCagaatcatataatttattgaGGACTTATAATTTCTCATCCAATTTGTGGAAATTAAATCTATCTGGTAGTGGTATTGTTAGCATTCCTCCATGCATCGAACGATTTGTTGGATTGTCTCACCTTTATTTGGAAGACTGCAAGCAACTTAAAGAAATTCTACACCTGCCACCAAATATAAATGAGGTAAATGCTAATGGATGTTCCAGTCTAAAGAAGTTCTTCCcagaatcaaataatttattgaggACTTATAATTTCTCATTCAGTTTGAGGAAATTAAATCTATCTGGTAGTGGTATTGTTAGCCTTCCTCCATTCATCGAACGATTTGATTGA